The proteins below come from a single Necator americanus strain Aroian chromosome V, whole genome shotgun sequence genomic window:
- a CDS encoding hypothetical protein (NECATOR_CHRV.G18960.T1) has protein sequence MNSGAGWSPPRTRLSLQHAVDERALRAHGGSAHMDGSTSVQQTFAWTPICLDTLLGQSIQWFAWSCTCDNKG, from the exons ATGAATTCTGGAGCCGGATGGTCTCCACCACGAACTCGTCTGAGTCTTCAGCATGCTGTTGATGAGCGTGCTCTGCGAGCTCACGGTGGTTCTGCACATATGG ATG GTTCAACAAGCGTTCAACAAACTTTCGCGTGGACACCTATTTGCTTAGACACATTATTGGGACAG agcatccaatggttcgcatGGTCGTgtacatgcgacaacaaaggatga
- a CDS encoding hypothetical protein (NECATOR_CHRV.G18959.T1): MDGRKDGRTERTGRTGRDGRTDGTGRTDGRDGTGRTGRDGRTDGTGRTDGTGRTDGRTDGTDGRDGRTDGTDGIKGGATSPPASDKHKRGGATLTTGGPLTSRFRGYQGSEEGDDAETLARIKINNNLGSA; this comes from the exons atgGACGGACGGAAGGACGGACGTACGGAACGGACGGGACGGACGGGAcgggacggacggacggacgggacgggacggacggacggacgggaCGGGACGGGACGGACGGGAcgggacggacggacggacgggacgggacggacggacgggacgggacggacggacggacggacggacgggacggacggacgggacggacggacggacgggaCGGACGGAAtaaaaggaggtgcgacgagtccaccggcgtcggataagcataaaagggg cggcgcaactctcacaactggtggtccgctaacatcacgatttcgtggctatcaag gctctgaagaaggcgacgacgccgaaacgttagccagaataaagatcaataacaatcttggttcagcttaa